From the Chlamydiota bacterium genome, the window GCCTCGTCTGCTTCGTCAGACTCGGTCGGCCACGCTCAACATACTGTAAAGTATGCCTCGCATGGCCTCGGTCGTCTTCCTCGCATCCAAAGCGGACTCGGCGCTCTCGCGACGAAATCTGATGAGAAATGCGGGCTAGTAGTCGCCCCATTTATGGGGCCGTCCCTCGCATAAATTTGCCCGATGAATCGGGCGGCTACAAGGGGAACCAGCTGTTGTTACGTCCACATGGTTCGATCCAAAGAGCGGTATTGAATGGCCTCAGAAACATGAGGAGCTTCTATCATTTCACAATTTGCTAAATCTGCAATGGTGCGGGAAACTTTGAGAATGCGATCGTGAGCCCGAGCGCTCATTCCAAGTTCTGTCACAGCCATTTTTAAGAGGTTCTTTCCCTCTGTTTCCAAAACACAGTGCTTACGAATTTCTCTTAAGTTCATCTGCCCATTGGTAAAGATTCCTTTTCTCTTGAATCGGTTTTTTTGGATTTCCCGAGCCTGATCGACTCGTTGGCGGACAACTTCGGAGCTTTCTAGCGCTTGATCATTGGACAGTTCATGGAATTTGACCTCTGGAACCTCGATGTGGATATCGATTCGGTCAAGCAGGGGACCCGAAATTTTTGAACGGTAACGCTGAACTTGAAGGGGAGTGCAACGGCATTCTCGCCTGGGATCAGTAAAATAGCCACAAGGACAAGGATTCATGGCTGCAACCAGCATAAATCTTGCGGGATAGGAGAGTGAGCCCATCGCTCGGGTAATCGTTATGTGGCCATCTTCCAAGGGTTGCCGGAGCACTTCAATGACATTGCGTTTGAATTCTGGAAGCTCATCCAAAAAAAGAACGCCATGATGTGAAAGACTGACCTCTCCCGGTTTAGGAAAAGTTCCACCCCCAACCAAACCGACATCACTGACGGTATGATGGGGAGAGCGAAAGGGGCGGGAAGTGATTAAAGGTTTTTCGGGACTCAGTGTTCCAGCAACACTGTGGATTTTTGTGGTCTCAAGGGCTTCTTCTAGATTCATGGAGGGAAGAATTCCAGCCAATGCCTTTGCAAGCAGGGTTTTCCCTGATCCTGGAGGACCAATCATTAAAAGATGATGAGAGCCTGCTGCTGCAATTTCAAGGGTCCTTTTGGCAAGCGCTTGCCCCTTAATTTCAGAGAGATCAAGATCGGCATATCCGTTTTGTTCAAAAATTTTTTCGGGATGAATTTCACTGTTTTTCAATTCAATTTCATTCGATAAAAAACGGACTGCCTGAGAGAGCGTTTGAAGGGGAAGGGCTTTGATTCCTTGAACAACTGCGGCTTCTTGAATATTTTCTTGAGGGACCAAAACCCCTTTTTTCCCTTGTTTTAATGCGAGAAGAGCCATGGCCAAAACCCCTTTCACGGGCCGAATCTGGCCATCTAAAGCAAGCTCTCCAATCACAAGATAATCCCGAATTTTTTCAGTCATCAGTTGATTGGAAGCGATGAGAATTCCTAAGGCGATGGGAAGATCAAAACTGGGCCCTTCCTTTTTAAGATCTGCTGGGGCAAGATTGACCGTGATCCTTTTAGACGGTTGAGAAAATCCTGAATTTTCAAGAGCGGACTTGACACGATCTCGCGATTCTTTGACAGAAGTATCAGGGAGTCCCACCAAGACCATGGTGGGAAGCCCACGGGTAATATCCACCTCAATCTCGACCGCATAAGCATCCACCCCTAAAATAGCGCTCGAGAAAACTTTTGAAAGCATGATTTGAAAAGCCTTTTTTAAATGATGGTCATCAAAATGAGTTTCGAATCACAAACATCATACATTGCTAGGAGAAATGTTACAAATATTTACAAGCTTTCATTTCTTTTAATTTCTGTGAGGAGTAAAAATTAACGACGTCTATGCTTTTTTGTCAGTTGTGTGTATTCTTGGATAAGCATAGAGTCGTCTAAAGCTGTTTCAAATTGTTTAAGCCATCCCAGAATATATTTTTGATCTAACTTCTTTTGTCTCATGATAATCCCTTCGATATCTTCATGATCTCTTGACCGGGTGGATATGATTTTGTAGATGAGGAGATCTTCGGGTGTACAGATTTTGAGAAATATTCCAGGTTTGACTTTAATTGGAACAGATCGCTCAATGACTTTAACATCAAAGGGTGTTTCTGCGAGCAATAGATCTATTCTGACTCCCTCTGGGCTTTTCAAAAAGATGAGACCTGCTTTTTGGAGGTCTTCTAAAGGGTTTGACGAGAGGAATTGGTAGGGAGCAGCTATCTTGTTGACCAGTTGTTTCGATTGAGAACGGTCAAGGAGTATTTTAAAATCTATGTCTCGAGTGAGTCGAGGTTCTCCCCAAATAGCAATTGCCAATCCTCCGATGACGACGGACTTAATTTTTTTCTCTTGGAGATAGGTTTGAAACTTAAAGGTGATCTGATAGAGATCTTCCACGGCGATTCCTCAACAACAAATTCAATTTTCCGAGTCGTTCTTGGAAATGGGAGAGATAGATTTTTCGTTCATGATGAAAGATCTTTTCCGTTTGATCAAGCAGGGGACGAAAGGTGTTGTAGAGATCAAGAAATTCGCATATTCCTTGATGCACGCTAAGAGATTGTAAGACCTTTTTCTTGTTTTTTTCGTGATAAAGCTGTCCCTGACGCAAGAAGGATAAAGAATGAGAATGAGTACCCATGGATGTATTTTACCATGATTTCTATGCTTAAAATTTAAAAAATAACTAAAATAGATATCCGTCTGCTTCAAAGGCATTTTCAAAATGTTCGATTCTTTGAGGAGAAGAATCTTTTAAATAGACGCTGACGACATCAAAACGATAATCAAAATCTTTGGCCCCGGATTCTTTGATAAATCCAAGAGCTGTACGAATGATTTGTTTTTGTTTTCGTGTATCGACTCTCGATTCAGGTCTTCCAAAATCATTGGAAGCAGCATTTGTTTTGACTTCCACAAAGGTTAATTTTTTTCGATCGAGACAGACCAGATCAATTTCACCTAAGGACGATCGATAATTTCTTTGAAGAATTTTATAACCCTTTTGACGCAGGAATTTTTCTGCGGCTTTTTCGCCTTCTTTTCCCACCTCGATGTTCATCGTTCTATCTTTCGTCTTGGAGTAATTGTTTAACCGGTTCAAAACTTGTACGATGGACAGGACAGGGGCCTTTTTCCTTGAGCATTTCTAAATGAAGTTTGGTTCCATATCCTTTGTGTTGTTTAAAACCATAACCGGGATAACGCTCTTCGTATTCAAGCATTAAATGGTCACGTGTGACCTTGGCGAGAATGGAAGCGGCTCCAATGGAATAACTTAAATCATCTCCCTTTGGAATTCCTTTCTGAGGAAGGGAAAGGCCTGGGATTTTAAAGCCATCGACCAGTACAAATTGAGGGCCAGGTGAGAGTTGACTTAAGGCCATTCTCATGGCTTGGAAACTGGCCTGAAGAATGTTTAATTGGTCGACTATACGCTCATTACAAATGCCAATTCCTTTGAGGATAGAAGGGTCTTCCATTAAGAGATGATAAAGGCGCTCTCGCTTTTGAGGACTTAATTTTTTGGAATCTCGAATGCCTTCAGGACTTTCTTTCTTCTGGAAGATCACTGCAGCTGCTACCACCGGGCCTGCCAGAGGTCCTCTACCTGCTTCATCGACTCCAGCAATCAGGGAAAACCCTTTTTGGAAAAGTTTTCTCTCAAACTGATCTCTGGGTTCCAAGACCACCTCAAGGTTTGTGCGAACAACTATGAAAACGAGTCCATAGTCTATAGTCCATGGTCCATGGAAATAAATAACTCCTTTAAAACTGTCGACCGTTGACTGTGGACCGTAGACTATTTTTATGACTCTATTTTAACCGGAGCCTCACTCTGTGGCACTTCTTTCTGAACATCAGCGATTAAAGTTTTCTTTTCCTTAATCTTAGACTTTTTTCCAACTTTTTCCCGGATGTAATAGAGTTTGGCCCTTCTCACTTCTCCATGGCGAACGACTTCAATTTTTTCAATGCGAGGAGAGGCTAAAGGGAAGGTTCGTTCGACTCCTTCTCCAAAGGAAATTTTTCTCATCGTAAAGGTTTTTGCAATGCCACCCCCATGCCTTCCAATCAAGGTTCCTTCAAAGGGCTGAATTCTTTCCTTTCCCCCTTCAACGATTTTATAAAAAACCTTTAGAATGTCCCCAATTCTAAAATCCGGAAGATCTGTTCGGATCTGTTTTTCATTCAGTTTTTTCATGATATTTGTTTTCATAAGCCTCTATTATAGTAAATCAGGTCTCTTTTGTTGAGTTCTTTTTATTGCTTCTTCATTTCGCCACTTTTTGATTTTTTGATGATCTCCAGTCAAAAGAATTTCTGGGACACTTTCATCTTGAAAGATACGAGGTCGTGTATATTGAGGATATTCTAAAAGTCCCATGGAAAAGGATTCCGTCATAAGAGAATCCGGATTTCCAAGGACTTCAGGAACGAGGCGTACGATAGCGTCTACGACCACGGCTGCGGCCAGAGCCCCGTTGGTTAAAACATAATCTCCAATCGAAATTTCCTCATCCGCGAGTCCTATTTTTACGCGTTCATCAATCCCTTCATAATGTCCACAAATAAAAATAAGATGGGAAAGACGTGAAAATTCCATCGCCTTTGCTTGGGAGAATTTTTCCCCTTGAGGATTGAGAAGAATGATCTTGGACTCGGATGTTTGTACCGACTTTACCGCTTTGAAAATAGGCTCAGCTTTCATCACCATTCCTGAGCCTCCCCCATAGGGGCGATCATCACAGGTTTTGTGTTTATCCGTTGTAAAATCGCGGGGATTCACACAATGAATTTCAAGAAGTCCTTTTTCTTGCCCTTTCTTTAAAATGCTTGAAGAAAAAAAGCCTGCAAGCATTTCTGGAAAAAGAGTGATGATATCGATCTTTAAAGACATTTTTTCTCCATTCAGGAAACAGGGATAAGGAGTTCTTATCTTATCCCTGAATTAAAATAAATTTGAAATTTGAGATTTGAAATTTATTTTTTAATACTGAACCCCTGACTTTTTTAAAAGCGTTTTAACTGTGTCAGAAGGTTGAGCGCCTCTCTTGATCCAGTCAAGCACCCGTTCCTTTTCAACGGTGCAGTTCTCAACCGCTTTTTTCTTAGGATCATACGTTCCTAAAGTTTCAAGAAATTTACCATCTCGAGGGCTTCTTGAGTCTGTTGCAACAATACGGAAGAATGGTTTTTTGAGTGTTCCCATTCTCCTCAGACGAATTTTAACCGACATACTGTTCTCCGTTGTTGATGTTTTTAATTTACAACTCCACTCCAATCTGGAGTTCCTCTTCTTGCTGAAGCTCTGAGACGCGTTCAATCTTTGCGCCGAGAGCCCTCAACTTCTGTTCAATTTTCTCATATCCTCTGTCTAGATGATACACTCGATGGACCTCCGTTTCGCCATCAGCAACCAACCCCGCAAGAATAAGGGCTGCACTGGCTCTGAGATCTGAGGCCATGACTGGGGCCCCGCTCAATTTCTTTCTTCCCACCACAACAGCGCTTGATCCTTCCAGAGAAATCTTGGCTCCTAACCGATTGAGTTCGCTGATATGCATGAATCGTTCAGAATAAATTTTTTCTGTAATCACACTAATCCCTTCCGAAATGGACATCAGTGACATCATCTGGGCCTGCATGTCGGTTGGAAACCCAGGATAAGGAAGTGTAATCACGTCAACCACCTTTAGCGGTTCTTTCCGTGAAACTGTAATTCCATCCACTTCAAATTCAAATTCAGCCCCCGCGTCCTGCAATTTATCAATCACGGCTGACAAATGTCGATATCGTGCATTTTTAACTTTGACAGGACCTCCTGTCATGGCTCCGGCTACAAGGTAAGTTCCAACTTCAATTCGGTCAGGAATAACGGTGTGTTCAGTGCCCTTGAGTTGAGATGAACCTTCAATTTTAATCGTATGAGAACCCGCCCCTTCAATTTTAGCCCCCATTTTCTTTAGGAATTCAGCAAGATCCACGATTTCAGGCTCACAGGCTGCACTTTCAATAAAGGTGATTCCTGGTGTAAGACAGGCTGCCATCATGACATTGGCTGTTCCAAGGACACTAGAACCAAAGCGTCCTCCTAAAAAAATATCTGCGCCTTTCATGAAAGTTCCATCGGCAACGACATAACCATGCTCCACTTGAATTTTAACATTGAGAGCTCGTAACCCTTTAAGATGAAGATCAATGGGACGAGGGCCAATCACACATCCCCCAGGAATGCTGACCACTGCCCGACGTGTTTTCGCTAAGAGGGGACCCAAAAGACAAACCGAGGCCCGCATTTTTCGAACCAATTCATAAGGGGCCTTATTCTCATGCAAATTTTGTGGATCAATCTTAAGAGAAGAAGGCCCGATCCATTCGCACTCGACTCCTAAAAAATTTAAAATTTCGATCATGGTGTTGATATCTTTTAACTGGGGGACATGATGAATAATGGAGGGACTTTCTCCCATCATGGCTGCTGCAAGAATCGGAAGGCAGGCATTTTTTGCCCCGCTTGCCTGAAGTGATCCTTGTAATCTTTCTCCACCTTGAATAACAATCTTGTCCATAGTTTCTACACCATGCTATTGATCTGACAAAATTAAAAATTGACAATTGACAATTGGTAATAAAAATAAATAAATTCCTAAATGATCCATTTTCAATTTTTAATGATTAATTAAGTTTTATTTTTTTATCGCCTTCACAATTCTATCTTTTCCTGATAGATCTTTTAAAATTTCAAAATTTTTAAAATTTCTTGTTTCTAGAATAATCTCTTCCACAATGTCGCTTTGAGCATTTCCTCCAAATTCCATCAAAAAAAGGCCTTCTTTGCTTAAAAGGGAGCTTACATTACTCATCATTTTTCGAATGATTTCGATCCCTTTTTCCCCACCCCAAAGCGCAATGCGAGGCTCAAAAAAACGAACTTCGCGAGGTAAATCGTTCCAATCCTCTTTGGCAACATAGGGTGGATTAGAAACCACCAAATCAAAAGGTTTGCTGCAAAATAATTCTTTTGTGAAATCAGCCTGAGAGGTTTCGATCTGAGAAGAAAGATCATGAAAAGTGATGTTTTCTCTCGCCACCTTTAAAGCTTTCTCAGAAATATCGATTGCCAAAATACGTGAGTTAGGAACATGCTTTGCAATGGCAATGGCGATATTCCCTGAACCGGTTCCCAAATCTAAAATTCGATGCATTTTTTTGGGATGTTGACAAAACCGATGTTGACAAAACCAATGAATAGCTTCTTCCACCAAAATTTCTGTCTCGGGTCTAGGAATTAAACAGTCTGAAGTTATTTTTAGCTTCAATGAAAAAAACTCCACTTCTCCCATTAAATACTGTAACGGAACGCCTTTCACTCTTTCAGCTGCAAGCTCAAAAACCCGATTGCAATTTTCTTGAGATATTTCTTGGTTTCTTTCAATATAAAGTTCGGCTCTCGATTTTAACTTCAGTGTTTCTGCCACAATCCATTCCGCATCAACGTCGCAATCATTCACCTTCCCTTGACTAAGATGGATACGAACTTCATTCAGCAAATTCTGAATTGTTTTAACTTTACAGTCAGTTTTGATCATTGTTGTCATAAACTTTTGTTCATCCAAGTGGATGAGAATTAATAATTCAAAATCCAAAAATCAAAAATCAAAATGACATACTAAAATCCAAAATTTCTAATGCTGCTGCAAGGGATGCATTTAGATTTTCATCATTGTATTAATATAATCATTCAACAACGCTTGAATCATCGGTTCAATTTTACCCTCCATAAATTCCTGGAGGTTATAGAGGGAAAACCCAATTCGATGATCCGTCACTCGATTTTGAGGGAAATTATAGGTTCTGATTTTTTCGCTTCTTTCCCCCGTTCCAATTTGAGATTTTCTTTCTTGAGAAAGTTTGATTTGTTCTTCTAAATCTTGTTTTTCTTTAAGCCGGGCTCGCAAAACGCGAAGCCCCTTGGCCTTATTTTTATGCTGAGATTTCTCATCCTGGCAAGAAATCGTAATCCCGCTTGGGATGTGAAAAATCCGAACGGCAGAATCCGTTGTATTGACACTTTGTCCGCCAGGTCCAGAGGATCGAAAGACATCAATTCTAAGATCCTCTGATTTTATTTCAATTTCTATATCCTCTGCTTCAGGGAGAACAGCAACGGTGACGGTAGAAGTATGAATTCTTCCACTCCCTTCTGTGACGGGAACCCGCTGAACCCGATGAACTCCGCTTTCAAAGCGAAGCTTCCGGTAAGCATCCGGCCCTTCTACCGAAAAAATAATTTCTTTAAACCCTTTTAATCCGGTTGGGCTGCTCGACAAAGGCTCTAATTTCCAACCATGATCCTGAGCATATCGGTCATAAAGCCGAAACAAATCAGCTGCAAAAATGGATGCTTCATCGCCTCCTGCACCTGAGCGAATTTCTACAATGACATTTCTTCCCTCGTTCTTGTCGTGGGGGAGGAGATCCGCTCTGATTTCAAGCTCCAAATCTCCTTTTTGATGTTGAAGGCGCTCCAATTCCCCTTTTAAAAAAGACGTGAGTTCAAGATCAAGATCATTCTTCGGGTCCTTTTGTAAGAGGGTAACCTCTTCAATTTCTTCAAGGACCTTTCTATAGGCTTCCATTTTTCCAACGGTGCCCCTCAAGGAGGCATGCTCTCGAGCGAGCTCCTGATACTTGGACCGATCTAGAAAAACCTTTGAATCTGAAAGGAGCGTTTCCAGCTCCTTCAGTCGTGATTTTGATTCGTCATATCTTTCTAACACAAGCTATTTCTCGTCTTTATAAACTTTCGTTTACCTCTTGTAGTCGCCCGATTTATCGGGCAATCTATGCGTGGCCCCATGAATGGGGCGGCTACTTATTACTTTTTGTTGTATCTTTTTTGAAAGCGTTCGACCCGTCCTGCGGTATCTACAAATTTCTGCTTGCCTGTGAAAAGGGGATGGCATTTTGAACAAATCCCCACCTTTAAATTTTCTTTCGTTGATCGAGTGTGAATGACTTCCCCACAAGCACACGTAATCGTTGTTTCCATGTAAGTGGGATGAATTCCTTCTTTCATAACATCCTCCAAAAGAATAAGTTATATAAAAAATGTCCTTTAAAAAGACTTGAAACCATAGCATAAAATGAGACGTTTAATCAAGCGTTACTGCTGGTGCAGAGTCACGAGAAATTCTGCATTCGTTTTGGTCTTCTTTAACTTTTCGACCAGAAGTTCCATGGCTTCTACGGCGTTCATGGTGTTCAAAGCCCGGCGAAGCATCCAGATTTTCTGAAGCTCATCCGGATGAAAAAGCAACTCTTCTTTTCGCGTTCCAGATTTTTCAATGTCAATTGCAGGGAAAATACGCTTATCGACGAGCCGGCGGTCCAAGGTGATTTCCATATTACCAGTTCCCTTGAATTCTTCAAAAATGACCTCGTCCATTCGGCTTCCCGTATCCACAAGGGCTGTAGCAATAATGGTAATACTTCCTCCCTCTTCAATATTTCGAGCTGTTGCAAAAAAACGCCTGGGTTTATGAAGGGCGTTTGCATCAATACCCCCGGAGAGAATTTTACCGCTATGGGGTTCAAGCGTATTATAAGCACGGGCGAGGCGAGTGATGCTGTCTAAAAGAATGACCACATCGAAGCCATGCTCGACCAATCGCTTGGCCTTTTCAATCACAATTTCAGCCACTTGAACATGACGCTCAGGCGGCTCATCGAAAGTGGAACTGACGACTTCGCCTTTGACCGTTCGTTTCATATCGGTCACTTCCTCAGGACGTTCATCAATCAGAAGAACGATGAGTTTGGTCTCTGGAGAATTGGTTGCGATACTTTTGGCAATTTTCTGGAGAATCATGGTTTTTCCGGTACGGGGTGGGGCAACAATCACACCCCGCTGTCCCTTCCCAATCGGGGATAGAAGATCCATCACCCTCATGGATATATCATTCGAACCATCCTCTAAAAGAAATCGCGATTGAGGATAGAGAGGCGTTAAATTATCGAAAAGAATTTTATCTCTTACCTTTGAAGGACTTTCAAAGTTAATGGCCTCAACCTTTAAAAGCGCAAAATACCGCTCTTTATCTTTAGGGGGTCGGATCTGGCCCGAGACCGTATCTCCTGTCTTTAGATCAAATTTTTTAATCTGAGAGGGAGAAACATAAATATCTTCAGGGCAGGGAAGATAATTATAATTGGGTGATCTTAAAAAACCAAAACCATCTGGAAGGACCTCTAGCACTCCCTCTCCAAACATTAGACCACTCTTTAATGCCTTGGCTTTAAGAATCTCAAAAATCAACTCGTGCTTTTTAAGATTTGCCATTCCCCGAAGGTCTAACTCCTTACCCATTTGATTCAGCTCGGAAACGGTCATCTCCTGCAATTTAGCAATGTCTGTCGTTTCTCCCACAGCATCGGCACGAGAGACCGTATCCTCGTCCAGTATTTCCCTTTCCGAATTTTGTGATCCTTGAGATGTTCTTCCCAGTCTAACCATATTTTTTCTCTCCTTTTATGTTAAAAATTTTAATCAATTCCACCCAAACTTTTTGAGTCTCACTTTTAAGCTCCAACTTTGTTCCTCGATTATGAATGATAAAATTGGCCTTCTTCATCTGAAGTTTTGAATCCATTTGATGCTTCATGCGAAAAAGAACTTGTTGCGGTGAAATCTTTAAATGTCGAGAAGCTCGTTCAATACGTTTTTTTTTAAGGCAAACGACAACAATGACCTTTTTAAAGAAACGTTCCAAATGTTTTTCAAAAAGAAGGGGAATAATGAATATCCCGATCGATGATTTTTCCCCTCTCTCTTCCTGTATCTTTTTCTTAATCTCTCGAATGACAGGAGGATGAATGATTTTTTCCAGTTGGTCCAGTTTCTTTCGATTCTGAAAAACAACCTCAGCTAATTTTTTTGGATCAATCTTTCCTGAAGCTTGGAGAATTTTTTTTCCAAAAGCGTGAAAAATTTTCACTTGAATCTTTTTTTCTTCTAAAACTGTTTTAGCAAGGACATCTGCTTCAAAAACTTGAGCCCCCACACGTTTCAGGTATTGGCCAACCGTACTCTTCCCTGATCCAATTCCTCCGGTTAATCCAACCCAATTCACTTTTCACCTGTATGACTTAAATTCATTCCAAGTTCCGAGATCGTTTTCACGCCTTCTTTGGTAGCGGCAATCGCTTTTTCAGATAAGTTTAAAAGCTTATAAATTTTAGCTAAACGAAAAAAAATCATGAAATCGTTTGGATCAAGGAAAAGGGCTTGGTTGTACTTTTTCTCAGCCTCATCATAAAATTGTTCTTTTAAATACTGATCTCCTTCCTCTTTCAATTTTTGAGCTTGTTCAAGCTCCTGAGGTGAAAGAACCCGATAGATCACGTATTTCGCGTTCTGATAAGTCAGGTCAAATCCTTGAATACGCT encodes:
- a CDS encoding YifB family Mg chelatase-like AAA ATPase produces the protein MLSKVFSSAILGVDAYAVEIEVDITRGLPTMVLVGLPDTSVKESRDRVKSALENSGFSQPSKRITVNLAPADLKKEGPSFDLPIALGILIASNQLMTEKIRDYLVIGELALDGQIRPVKGVLAMALLALKQGKKGVLVPQENIQEAAVVQGIKALPLQTLSQAVRFLSNEIELKNSEIHPEKIFEQNGYADLDLSEIKGQALAKRTLEIAAAGSHHLLMIGPPGSGKTLLAKALAGILPSMNLEEALETTKIHSVAGTLSPEKPLITSRPFRSPHHTVSDVGLVGGGTFPKPGEVSLSHHGVLFLDELPEFKRNVIEVLRQPLEDGHITITRAMGSLSYPARFMLVAAMNPCPCGYFTDPRRECRCTPLQVQRYRSKISGPLLDRIDIHIEVPEVKFHELSNDQALESSEVVRQRVDQAREIQKNRFKRKGIFTNGQMNLREIRKHCVLETEGKNLLKMAVTELGMSARAHDRILKVSRTIADLANCEMIEAPHVSEAIQYRSLDRTMWT
- a CDS encoding nucleotidyltransferase, producing MEDLYQITFKFQTYLQEKKIKSVVIGGLAIAIWGEPRLTRDIDFKILLDRSQSKQLVNKIAAPYQFLSSNPLEDLQKAGLIFLKSPEGVRIDLLLAETPFDVKVIERSVPIKVKPGIFLKICTPEDLLIYKIISTRSRDHEDIEGIIMRQKKLDQKYILGWLKQFETALDDSMLIQEYTQLTKKHRRR
- a CDS encoding YraN family protein; translation: MNIEVGKEGEKAAEKFLRQKGYKILQRNYRSSLGEIDLVCLDRKKLTFVEVKTNAASNDFGRPESRVDTRKQKQIIRTALGFIKESGAKDFDYRFDVVSVYLKDSSPQRIEHFENAFEADGYLF
- a CDS encoding ribonuclease HII → MVLEPRDQFERKLFQKGFSLIAGVDEAGRGPLAGPVVAAAVIFQKKESPEGIRDSKKLSPQKRERLYHLLMEDPSILKGIGICNERIVDQLNILQASFQAMRMALSQLSPGPQFVLVDGFKIPGLSLPQKGIPKGDDLSYSIGAASILAKVTRDHLMLEYEERYPGYGFKQHKGYGTKLHLEMLKEKGPCPVHRTSFEPVKQLLQDER
- the rplS gene encoding 50S ribosomal protein L19 gives rise to the protein MKTNIMKKLNEKQIRTDLPDFRIGDILKVFYKIVEGGKERIQPFEGTLIGRHGGGIAKTFTMRKISFGEGVERTFPLASPRIEKIEVVRHGEVRRAKLYYIREKVGKKSKIKEKKTLIADVQKEVPQSEAPVKIES
- the trmD gene encoding tRNA (guanosine(37)-N1)-methyltransferase TrmD; this translates as MSLKIDIITLFPEMLAGFFSSSILKKGQEKGLLEIHCVNPRDFTTDKHKTCDDRPYGGGSGMVMKAEPIFKAVKSVQTSESKIILLNPQGEKFSQAKAMEFSRLSHLIFICGHYEGIDERVKIGLADEEISIGDYVLTNGALAAAVVVDAIVRLVPEVLGNPDSLMTESFSMGLLEYPQYTRPRIFQDESVPEILLTGDHQKIKKWRNEEAIKRTQQKRPDLL
- the rpsP gene encoding 30S ribosomal protein S16, with protein sequence MSVKIRLRRMGTLKKPFFRIVATDSRSPRDGKFLETLGTYDPKKKAVENCTVEKERVLDWIKRGAQPSDTVKTLLKKSGVQY
- the murA gene encoding UDP-N-acetylglucosamine 1-carboxyvinyltransferase, whose translation is MDKIVIQGGERLQGSLQASGAKNACLPILAAAMMGESPSIIHHVPQLKDINTMIEILNFLGVECEWIGPSSLKIDPQNLHENKAPYELVRKMRASVCLLGPLLAKTRRAVVSIPGGCVIGPRPIDLHLKGLRALNVKIQVEHGYVVADGTFMKGADIFLGGRFGSSVLGTANVMMAACLTPGITFIESAACEPEIVDLAEFLKKMGAKIEGAGSHTIKIEGSSQLKGTEHTVIPDRIEVGTYLVAGAMTGGPVKVKNARYRHLSAVIDKLQDAGAEFEFEVDGITVSRKEPLKVVDVITLPYPGFPTDMQAQMMSLMSISEGISVITEKIYSERFMHISELNRLGAKISLEGSSAVVVGRKKLSGAPVMASDLRASAALILAGLVADGETEVHRVYHLDRGYEKIEQKLRALGAKIERVSELQQEEELQIGVEL
- the prmC gene encoding peptide chain release factor N(5)-glutamine methyltransferase, which translates into the protein MTTMIKTDCKVKTIQNLLNEVRIHLSQGKVNDCDVDAEWIVAETLKLKSRAELYIERNQEISQENCNRVFELAAERVKGVPLQYLMGEVEFFSLKLKITSDCLIPRPETEILVEEAIHWFCQHRFCQHPKKMHRILDLGTGSGNIAIAIAKHVPNSRILAIDISEKALKVARENITFHDLSSQIETSQADFTKELFCSKPFDLVVSNPPYVAKEDWNDLPREVRFFEPRIALWGGEKGIEIIRKMMSNVSSLLSKEGLFLMEFGGNAQSDIVEEIILETRNFKNFEILKDLSGKDRIVKAIKK
- the prfA gene encoding peptide chain release factor 1 — translated: MLERYDESKSRLKELETLLSDSKVFLDRSKYQELAREHASLRGTVGKMEAYRKVLEEIEEVTLLQKDPKNDLDLELTSFLKGELERLQHQKGDLELEIRADLLPHDKNEGRNVIVEIRSGAGGDEASIFAADLFRLYDRYAQDHGWKLEPLSSSPTGLKGFKEIIFSVEGPDAYRKLRFESGVHRVQRVPVTEGSGRIHTSTVTVAVLPEAEDIEIEIKSEDLRIDVFRSSGPGGQSVNTTDSAVRIFHIPSGITISCQDEKSQHKNKAKGLRVLRARLKEKQDLEEQIKLSQERKSQIGTGERSEKIRTYNFPQNRVTDHRIGFSLYNLQEFMEGKIEPMIQALLNDYINTMMKI
- the rpmE gene encoding 50S ribosomal protein L31 → MKEGIHPTYMETTITCACGEVIHTRSTKENLKVGICSKCHPLFTGKQKFVDTAGRVERFQKRYNKK
- the rho gene encoding transcription termination factor Rho; this encodes MVRLGRTSQGSQNSEREILDEDTVSRADAVGETTDIAKLQEMTVSELNQMGKELDLRGMANLKKHELIFEILKAKALKSGLMFGEGVLEVLPDGFGFLRSPNYNYLPCPEDIYVSPSQIKKFDLKTGDTVSGQIRPPKDKERYFALLKVEAINFESPSKVRDKILFDNLTPLYPQSRFLLEDGSNDISMRVMDLLSPIGKGQRGVIVAPPRTGKTMILQKIAKSIATNSPETKLIVLLIDERPEEVTDMKRTVKGEVVSSTFDEPPERHVQVAEIVIEKAKRLVEHGFDVVILLDSITRLARAYNTLEPHSGKILSGGIDANALHKPRRFFATARNIEEGGSITIIATALVDTGSRMDEVIFEEFKGTGNMEITLDRRLVDKRIFPAIDIEKSGTRKEELLFHPDELQKIWMLRRALNTMNAVEAMELLVEKLKKTKTNAEFLVTLHQQ
- a CDS encoding dephospho-CoA kinase is translated as MNWVGLTGGIGSGKSTVGQYLKRVGAQVFEADVLAKTVLEEKKIQVKIFHAFGKKILQASGKIDPKKLAEVVFQNRKKLDQLEKIIHPPVIREIKKKIQEERGEKSSIGIFIIPLLFEKHLERFFKKVIVVVCLKKKRIERASRHLKISPQQVLFRMKHQMDSKLQMKKANFIIHNRGTKLELKSETQKVWVELIKIFNIKGEKKYG